A region from the Acyrthosiphon pisum isolate AL4f chromosome A1, pea_aphid_22Mar2018_4r6ur, whole genome shotgun sequence genome encodes:
- the LOC100568633 gene encoding uncharacterized protein LOC100568633, giving the protein MWAVVHFLSDNSVDYVPSIWVKKDGIKTVCAWPNNDSNLKKFRSSRSYPNKIDYSYYRCRVMSKDIALLSEALRKTDKAQFTNDVSDGNKYNRKLEKKKSLDKAAVGEKRSSVLSGCSSTNVSKSDKLLKNSDDSFASQSLLSEAQRQAEKVQFTSVVSEVDKYNNKLKKTKLLDKAAVGEKRSSVLSGCSSTNVSKSDIILKNSDDSFASQSLLSEAQRQAEKVQFTSVVSEVDKYNNKLKKTKLLDKAAVGEKRSSVLADCSLTNIDKEEDFILANSDDNSNSHKTSECSEISSVIDDSDVDQNYTPNYHKQKQNTSTEIWPATLDNDIDVNNESMYAIPSTVSQSQKLLQSQLPINSASFIVFQKATLNYLAVIKVEMCKIADNQQHIIQMIQSKNVNTQGDEFNWEHEVDYFIHNWPISNKEDLMNMEEKMKSDVHFQKQVVCELARIGGKSLKNMIYKIMKRVFDDKVLIAYTYYGLRNKDNFSLLSINKAIFDASKKSNFKNASNDEIITAIGKWLTSAKGRLVKKNPLENIM; this is encoded by the exons ATGTGGGCTGTAGTACATTTTTTATCCGATAATTCTGTGGACTATGTACCTTCAATTTGGGTTAAAAAAGATGGCATAAAAACGGTATGTGCGTGGCCAAACAACgacagtaatttaaaaaaattcagatcCAGCCGTTCATATCCAAATAAAATAGACTACAGCTATTATAGGTGTAGAGTCATGTCTAAAGATATTG cATTGTTATCTGAAGCTCTAAGAAAAACTGACAAAGCACAATTCACAAATGATGTATCTGATggaaataaatacaatagaaaACTAGAAAAGAAGAAATCATTAGATAAAGCAGCTGTTGGTGAAAAAAGAAGTTCTGTGCTGTCAGGTT GTTCTTCAACAAACGTTAGTAAATCAGATAAATTATTGAAGAACTCTGATGATAGTTTTGCCTCCCAATCATTATTATCTGAAGCTCAAAGACAAGCTGAAAAAGTGCAATTTACATCTGTAGTATCTGAAGtagataaatataacaataagttAAAAAAGACGAAATTATTAGATAAAGCAGCTGTTGGTGAAAAAAGAAGTTCTGTGCTGTCAGGTT GTTCTTCAACAAACGTTAGTAAATCAGATATAATATTGAAGAACTCTGATGATAGTTTTGCCTCCCAATCATTATTATCTGAAGCTCAAAGACAAGCTGAAAAAGTGCAATTTACATCTGTAGTATCTGAAGtagataaatataacaataagttAAAAAAGACGAAATTATTAGATAAAGCAGCTGTTGGTGAAAAAAGAAGTTCTGTGCTGGCAGATT GTTCTttaacaaatattgataaagAAGAAGATTTTATATTGGCAAACTCTGATGATAATTCTAACTCGCACAAAACAAGTGAATGTTCTGAAATTT CATCTGTTATTGATGATAGTGATGTCGATCAGAATTATACTCCGAACTATCATaagcaaaaacaaaatacatctACTGAAATCTGGCCAGCTACTTTgg ATAATGATATTGATGTAAATAACGAAAGTATGTATGCCATTCCATCTACCGTTTCACAGTCTCAGAAACTACTACAATCTCAACTACCAATTAATTCTGCTTCATTTATTG TTTTTCAAAAAGCAACGTTAAATTACTTGGCTGTCATAAAAGTAGAAATGTGTAAGATTGCTGATAATCAACAACACATTATACAAATGATACAATCGAAGAATGTTAATACCCAAGGTGATGAATTTAATTGGGAACATGAAGTTGACTACTTTATACACAATTGGCCTATCTCTAATAAAGAAGACCTAATGAATATGGAAGAAAAAATGAAATCCGATgttcattttcaaaaacaagTT gtatgcGAGCTTGCAAGAATTGGTGGTAAATCActcaaaaatatgatttacaaaattatgaaaagaGTATTCGATGACAAAGTTTTGATTGCTTACACATATTATGGTCTACGAAACAAAGACAACTTCTCATTGCTATCTATCAATAAGGCAATTTTtg atGCAAGTAAGAAGTCGAACTTTAAAAATGCATCCAATGATGAAATCATCACTGCAATAGGGAAATGGCTAACTAGTGCCAAAGGACGGctcgttaaaaaaaatccattggaaaatattatgtaa